In a single window of the Pseudogemmatithrix spongiicola genome:
- a CDS encoding sigma-70 family RNA polymerase sigma factor, producing the protein MTEELAPATDEHAEFSALTLTALDDVYRFARSLTRDEADAEDVVQETYLRAFRSWKTFQPGTDVRRWLFTIARNVFLRSRERGQREVTLDDDGAEAVDAAQSKEGWVRRGLDPLLARTDLAPAIQQALEDIPDTFRSAVVLVDLEDQSYEDAAQVLGIPVGTVRSRLFRGRKLLQEKLALHAQDLGLIPPPGPDRSDA; encoded by the coding sequence ATGACCGAAGAGCTCGCCCCCGCGACAGACGAACACGCCGAGTTCAGTGCTCTCACGCTGACGGCGCTGGACGACGTGTATCGGTTTGCCCGCTCGCTCACGCGCGACGAGGCAGACGCCGAGGACGTGGTGCAGGAGACCTACCTGCGCGCGTTCCGGAGCTGGAAGACCTTCCAGCCGGGCACGGATGTGCGGCGCTGGCTCTTCACCATCGCGCGGAACGTGTTCCTGCGCTCTCGCGAACGGGGGCAGCGGGAGGTCACCTTGGACGACGATGGCGCGGAGGCCGTGGATGCCGCGCAGTCGAAGGAAGGCTGGGTACGGCGTGGACTCGATCCGCTGCTCGCGCGGACCGATCTCGCCCCGGCCATCCAGCAGGCGTTGGAGGACATCCCCGACACGTTCCGCTCGGCGGTGGTGCTCGTGGATCTCGAAGACCAATCGTACGAGGACGCCGCACAGGTCCTCGGCATTCCCGTCGGCACGGTGCGTTCCCGCTTGTTCCGTGGCCGGAAGCTGTTGCAGGAGAAGTTGGCCCTGCATGCGCAGGACCTTGGACTCATTCCACCTCCCGGCCCCGACCGGAGCGATGCATGA
- a CDS encoding proline dehydrogenase family protein produces MLRKTLLYLSHQPQIFRFVRNNGLAKKFASRFVAGETIATACDAVAELKAKGITASLDLLGESVTNEAEARETARQYLALVDEMQRRGLEVNVSVKLTALGQDISAALCEENIRAILAKVKGYGGFVRLDMESSAYTQRTIDFFERRLFPDYPETVGVVLQSALRRTLADVDWSVQKQCRVRICKGAYLEPATVAFPDKRDVDANYVEAMQRLMQKGRYPGLATHDERIIDEAIRFAKANGIAPDRFEFQMLYGVRRDLQERIVREGWRMRVYVPFGTQWYPYLMRRLAERPANLAFITGNVMKEMVKGR; encoded by the coding sequence ATGCTCCGCAAGACCCTGCTGTACCTGTCGCACCAGCCGCAGATCTTCCGATTCGTCCGCAACAACGGACTCGCCAAGAAGTTCGCGTCGCGATTCGTCGCGGGTGAAACCATCGCTACTGCCTGCGATGCCGTCGCCGAGCTCAAGGCGAAGGGCATCACGGCCTCGCTGGACCTGCTTGGCGAATCCGTCACCAACGAAGCCGAGGCGCGCGAAACGGCGCGGCAGTACCTGGCCCTCGTCGATGAGATGCAGCGCCGCGGCCTCGAAGTGAACGTGAGCGTCAAGCTCACCGCGCTCGGTCAGGACATCAGCGCTGCGCTCTGCGAAGAGAACATCCGCGCCATCCTCGCCAAGGTGAAGGGCTATGGCGGCTTCGTGCGCCTCGACATGGAGAGCTCGGCGTACACGCAGCGGACCATCGACTTCTTCGAGCGGCGGCTGTTCCCCGACTATCCGGAGACGGTGGGTGTCGTGCTGCAGAGCGCGCTGCGCCGCACGCTGGCCGACGTCGATTGGAGCGTGCAGAAGCAGTGCCGCGTGCGCATTTGCAAAGGCGCGTATCTCGAGCCGGCGACGGTGGCCTTTCCCGACAAGCGGGACGTCGACGCCAATTACGTCGAGGCCATGCAGCGGCTGATGCAGAAGGGCCGCTACCCCGGCCTCGCCACCCACGACGAGCGCATCATCGACGAAGCCATCCGCTTCGCGAAGGCCAATGGCATCGCGCCGGATCGCTTCGAGTTCCAGATGCTCTACGGCGTGCGTCGCGACTTGCAGGAGCGGATCGTGAGGGAAGGCTGGCGCATGCGCGTCTATGTGCCCTTCGGCACGCAATGGTATCCGTACCTGATGCGCCGGCTCGCCGAGCGTCCGGCCAACCTGGCGTTCATCACGGGCAACGTGATGAAGGAAATGGTGAAGGGCCGTTGA
- the fadJ gene encoding fatty acid oxidation complex subunit alpha FadJ, whose amino-acid sequence MTTALMLEMVDGVAVLTFDLKGESINKFSPAVIDEFTAMIERLDKDPSVKAAVLISGKPGTFIAGADIDQFLEFKTAADAQKASAFGHTMMSRIEKGRVPVVAAIEGACLGGGLEFALACAYRIAADTPKTVLALPEVQLGLIPGAGGTQRLPRRVGLQVALDMILTGKNVRAKKALQTNLIDELVHPSILRQVAVQRAKELAAGTLERNRDVRKHGAKEILLDDNPIGRSVVFRQAREMTQKKSKGHYPALFAAIDAVQASYSGSEAQGFAEEARLFGEMAMTPVCKQLMFLFYATTSLKKDAGVPADVKARAVDRIGVLGTGFMGAGIASISVQQGVPVRFKDTAAAQVAKGVAAVKDVLKDRLTKRQVTKQQFDDQMSLVSGTTEYSGFGRLPLVIEAVFEDLAVKHKVIAEAESVLPPDAIFATNTSTIPIAKIAAGSKRPEQVIGMHFFSPVHKMPLLEVIVTPRTASEVTATVVEFGRRIGKTVIIVNDAPGFYVNRILAPYVNEAGILLDEGVAIDAIDKAMAQFGFPVGPINLIDEVGLDIAGKSGAIMAEAFGGRMSPSTALQKVLGAGRLGRKGKSGFYVYDEKGKRGDVDESVYQLYPGGTKRVTVEKGEIQRRLSLAMVNEAARCLEEGIIRSARDGDIGAVFGIGFPPFRGGPFRHIDAVGVAEAVKQLEALDARYPGRFTPAKLLVEMARDGRTFYPREGKPV is encoded by the coding sequence ATGACCACCGCACTCATGCTGGAGATGGTGGACGGCGTCGCCGTGCTCACCTTCGACCTCAAGGGCGAGAGCATCAACAAGTTCTCCCCGGCCGTGATCGACGAGTTCACGGCGATGATCGAGCGGCTCGACAAGGATCCGTCCGTGAAGGCCGCCGTGCTGATCTCGGGCAAGCCCGGCACGTTCATCGCCGGCGCCGACATCGATCAGTTCCTCGAGTTCAAGACGGCCGCCGATGCGCAGAAGGCCAGTGCCTTCGGGCACACGATGATGTCGCGCATCGAGAAGGGCCGCGTGCCGGTCGTCGCCGCCATCGAGGGCGCCTGCCTCGGCGGCGGCTTGGAGTTCGCGCTGGCCTGCGCGTATCGCATCGCGGCGGACACGCCCAAGACGGTCCTCGCGCTGCCCGAGGTGCAACTCGGACTGATTCCCGGCGCCGGCGGCACGCAGCGCCTGCCGCGCCGCGTCGGGCTGCAGGTGGCGCTCGACATGATCCTCACGGGCAAGAACGTCCGCGCGAAGAAGGCCCTGCAGACGAACCTGATCGACGAGCTGGTGCATCCGAGCATCCTGCGGCAGGTCGCCGTGCAGCGCGCGAAGGAACTCGCGGCCGGCACGCTCGAGCGCAATCGCGATGTGCGCAAGCATGGCGCCAAGGAGATCCTGCTCGATGACAACCCGATCGGGCGCAGCGTCGTGTTCCGCCAGGCGCGGGAGATGACGCAGAAGAAGTCGAAGGGCCACTACCCGGCGCTGTTCGCGGCCATCGATGCCGTGCAGGCCAGCTACTCGGGTTCGGAGGCGCAGGGCTTTGCGGAGGAAGCGCGACTCTTCGGCGAGATGGCGATGACGCCGGTCTGCAAGCAGCTGATGTTCCTGTTCTACGCGACGACGTCGCTCAAGAAGGACGCGGGCGTGCCGGCCGACGTGAAGGCACGCGCCGTGGATCGCATCGGCGTGCTGGGCACGGGCTTCATGGGCGCGGGCATCGCGAGCATCAGCGTCCAGCAAGGCGTCCCGGTGCGCTTCAAGGACACCGCCGCCGCGCAGGTCGCCAAGGGAGTCGCCGCGGTGAAGGACGTGCTGAAGGACCGGCTCACCAAGCGGCAGGTCACGAAGCAGCAGTTCGATGACCAGATGTCCTTGGTCTCCGGCACGACGGAGTACTCAGGCTTCGGTCGGCTGCCGTTGGTGATCGAGGCGGTCTTCGAGGACCTCGCCGTCAAGCACAAGGTGATCGCCGAGGCGGAATCGGTGCTGCCGCCCGATGCGATCTTCGCGACGAACACGAGCACGATCCCGATCGCGAAGATCGCGGCGGGGAGCAAGCGGCCGGAGCAGGTCATCGGCATGCACTTCTTCTCGCCGGTGCACAAGATGCCGCTGCTCGAGGTCATCGTGACGCCGCGGACCGCGTCGGAAGTGACGGCGACGGTGGTCGAGTTCGGCCGCCGCATCGGCAAGACGGTCATCATCGTCAACGACGCGCCGGGGTTCTATGTGAACCGCATCCTGGCACCGTACGTCAACGAAGCGGGCATTCTGCTCGACGAAGGCGTCGCCATCGATGCGATCGACAAGGCGATGGCGCAGTTCGGCTTCCCCGTGGGGCCGATCAACCTCATCGACGAGGTCGGTCTCGACATCGCCGGCAAGAGCGGCGCGATCATGGCGGAGGCCTTCGGCGGACGCATGTCGCCGAGCACGGCGCTGCAGAAGGTGCTCGGCGCCGGCCGGCTGGGCCGCAAGGGCAAGAGCGGCTTCTATGTGTACGACGAAAAGGGCAAGCGCGGGGACGTGGACGAGAGCGTCTACCAGCTGTATCCCGGTGGCACGAAGCGCGTGACGGTCGAGAAGGGCGAGATCCAGCGTCGCCTCTCGTTGGCGATGGTGAATGAAGCGGCGCGTTGCCTGGAGGAAGGCATCATCCGCTCGGCGCGCGACGGCGACATCGGTGCGGTGTTCGGCATCGGATTCCCGCCGTTCCGCGGCGGGCCGTTCCGGCACATCGATGCCGTCGGCGTGGCCGAGGCGGTGAAGCAGCTCGAGGCGCTGGATGCACGGTACCCGGGGCGGTTCACGCCGGCGAAGCTGTTGGTGGAGATGGCACGGGATGGGAGGACGTTTTATCCGCGTGAAGGGAAGCCGGTCTAA
- the pdxH gene encoding pyridoxamine 5'-phosphate oxidase, giving the protein MDLSHLREDYRRATLDAGDVEADPLDQFRRWFHEAQEARVYEPNAMALATADGDGFPNVRMVLLKEATERGFVFFTDYRSVKGLELDANARGALCFWWGPLERQVRLRGAITRIPSEDSAAYFVQRPRGSRLGAWASAQSSVIASRDELERKHAELDVQYPGEDVPLPPHWGGFQLQPESYEFWQGRASRLHDRIRYRRDAASWVVERLSP; this is encoded by the coding sequence ATGGATCTATCCCACCTCCGAGAGGACTACCGCCGCGCGACGCTCGACGCGGGAGACGTGGAGGCGGATCCGCTCGATCAGTTCCGCCGCTGGTTCCATGAGGCGCAGGAGGCGCGCGTGTACGAGCCGAATGCGATGGCCTTGGCGACGGCGGACGGCGATGGCTTTCCCAACGTCCGCATGGTGCTCCTCAAGGAGGCCACCGAGCGAGGCTTCGTGTTCTTCACCGACTATCGCTCGGTGAAGGGCCTTGAACTGGACGCGAATGCGCGTGGCGCGCTCTGCTTCTGGTGGGGCCCTCTAGAGCGTCAGGTGCGGCTGCGCGGCGCGATCACGCGGATTCCCTCCGAGGATTCGGCGGCGTACTTCGTGCAGCGGCCGCGCGGCAGCCGGCTCGGCGCGTGGGCCTCCGCCCAGAGCTCGGTGATCGCCAGCCGCGATGAGCTCGAGCGCAAGCATGCGGAGCTCGACGTGCAATACCCGGGCGAAGACGTGCCGCTGCCCCCGCACTGGGGCGGGTTCCAGCTACAGCCTGAGTCGTATGAGTTCTGGCAGGGGCGTGCGAGCCGCCTGCACGACCGCATCCGGTATCGGCGCGATGCGGCCTCATGGGTCGTGGAGCGCCTGAGCCCGTAA
- a CDS encoding MogA/MoaB family molybdenum cofactor biosynthesis protein encodes MSSTPEGTASHRREAQALGALRIAVLTVTDSRTEATDESGPLARRLLEAAGHEIARHALLPNDEARVRALVAEWLATGDLHAIVITGGTGLGSKDRTVEAVTPLFEKEIPGFGELFRLLSYQEQIGTTAILSRAVAGSAKGAVIVSLPGSKAAVELALTRVLIPELRHLLREIRK; translated from the coding sequence GTGAGTTCGACACCTGAAGGGACGGCGAGCCATCGCCGGGAAGCGCAGGCGCTCGGGGCGCTGCGCATCGCCGTCCTGACCGTGACGGACTCCCGCACGGAGGCCACGGACGAATCCGGGCCGTTGGCGCGACGGCTGCTCGAGGCTGCGGGCCACGAGATCGCCCGCCACGCGCTGCTCCCCAACGACGAAGCCCGTGTGCGCGCGCTCGTCGCCGAGTGGCTGGCGACTGGAGACCTCCACGCCATCGTCATCACTGGCGGCACCGGACTCGGCAGCAAGGACCGCACCGTCGAAGCCGTGACACCGCTGTTCGAGAAGGAGATTCCGGGGTTCGGCGAACTCTTCCGGCTCTTGAGCTACCAGGAGCAGATCGGCACGACGGCGATCCTCAGCCGCGCGGTGGCGGGCAGCGCGAAGGGCGCCGTCATCGTGTCGCTGCCGGGTTCGAAGGCAGCGGTCGAGCTCGCGTTGACGCGCGTGCTGATTCCGGAGCTGCGCCACCTGCTGCGTGAGATTCGCAAGTGA
- a CDS encoding tetratricopeptide repeat protein, translating to MRLVHLSLAFLAALSASSLHLAAQTGPGARDYEAGRNYLRANQPDRAERSFERAIEREPRNGTYHLWLGNAVGQQAATANVVRQPFLARRVKSAFEQAVRYDPELLDAREGLIQFHLLAPGVMGGDKAEAQRQQREIARRNPARGHVAAANIAWSGRDTATTERELRAAIALQPDSLAATANLSARLVQWRRVPDAFALWDAFLARQPASVPGRYQVGRLAAITGQRLLDGERHLRAILAIETWPEDNWAPGKAAAHARLGDVLRQQGKRDDARAAYDRALALDPNLQIAKDGRRALGSTN from the coding sequence ATGCGCCTCGTTCACCTGTCTCTTGCATTCCTCGCCGCGCTGAGCGCGTCGTCACTGCATCTCGCCGCGCAGACCGGACCAGGGGCGCGCGACTACGAAGCGGGACGCAACTATCTCCGCGCCAACCAGCCGGACCGCGCCGAGCGCAGTTTCGAACGCGCGATCGAACGTGAGCCTCGCAACGGCACCTATCATCTCTGGCTCGGCAACGCCGTAGGGCAGCAGGCAGCCACGGCGAACGTGGTGCGCCAGCCGTTCCTCGCGCGTCGCGTGAAGAGCGCCTTCGAGCAGGCGGTGCGTTACGACCCGGAACTGCTCGATGCACGCGAAGGGCTCATCCAGTTCCACCTGCTCGCGCCCGGTGTCATGGGTGGCGACAAGGCCGAGGCGCAGCGCCAGCAGCGCGAGATCGCGCGACGGAATCCGGCGCGCGGACATGTCGCGGCGGCGAATATCGCGTGGTCGGGCCGCGACACGGCAACGACGGAGCGGGAGCTGCGGGCGGCCATCGCGCTGCAGCCGGACTCGCTCGCCGCGACAGCCAATCTCTCGGCGCGGCTCGTCCAGTGGCGCCGTGTTCCCGACGCGTTCGCGCTGTGGGACGCGTTCTTGGCGCGCCAGCCGGCGAGCGTTCCCGGGCGGTATCAGGTCGGTCGACTCGCCGCGATTACCGGCCAGCGACTGCTGGACGGTGAGCGCCATCTGCGGGCGATCCTCGCGATCGAGACTTGGCCCGAGGACAACTGGGCGCCCGGCAAGGCTGCCGCGCACGCGCGACTCGGCGACGTGCTCCGGCAACAGGGCAAGCGCGACGACGCCCGCGCCGCCTACGACCGCGCGTTGGCGCTCGACCCCAATCTGCAGATCGCCAAGGACGGACGGCGGGCCCTAGGCAGTACGAACTGA
- a CDS encoding zf-HC2 domain-containing protein codes for MMQHTHDDGAPIKDCRGAMNKLFDLLDGELTPDREREVRSHITSCPDCFSHHDFEERFLKALQAAKKSVCASEKLRDRLMSALRAEGLTR; via the coding sequence ATGATGCAGCACACGCATGACGATGGAGCGCCGATCAAGGATTGCCGCGGCGCGATGAACAAGCTCTTCGATCTGTTGGATGGCGAGCTGACGCCGGATCGCGAACGCGAAGTGCGCTCGCACATCACGTCCTGTCCGGACTGCTTCAGCCACCACGATTTCGAGGAGCGCTTCCTCAAGGCCCTGCAGGCGGCCAAGAAGTCGGTCTGCGCCTCCGAGAAGCTTCGCGACCGGCTGATGAGCGCACTGCGCGCCGAAGGCCTCACCCGCTGA
- a CDS encoding M14 family metallopeptidase, with product MLGAQQTRAERSAYTETSTHADVIAFIDSLERAYPTAFVRGEIGRSGQGKVLPYLLISRPLVRDAGEARRSGKPIVYVQGNIHGGEVEGKEALLALVRDLLRDARPNVLDSIVLVAVPIYNADGNDAFGPQERLRGAQNGPQLVGNRPNAQNLDLNRDYIKVEAPETAASMRMFAMFDPHVFMDLHTTNGSYHGYALTYSPSLHPAAMDPALAPAGPFTRDTLLPLIRERMRSRHRLETFDYGNFRGRDDVTSTQKAAWETYEHVPRFGTNYYGLRNRVSILSEAYSHDPFERRVLATYHYVHETLHAVAEHRATILARTGARSTLPASATVALRSQMTTTPFTAPILVEPLIPTGDSVRYEPGLRRGFRRSNVFTAVEMPVYDRFEPTLRRPLPTAWIVPVDDSAFVARLAHHGIEFRQIATSSGSLGTVTVERFVIDSIARAPRPFQGHQEVRLVGRWVTERMELRGRVMLVPASPRQALLASILLEPESDDGLTTWNFLDAALRVGAPHPVVRITGPLPRAFR from the coding sequence GTGCTCGGCGCGCAGCAGACGCGGGCTGAGCGCTCGGCGTACACCGAGACGTCGACGCATGCCGATGTGATCGCGTTCATCGACTCGCTCGAGCGGGCGTATCCCACCGCGTTCGTGCGCGGGGAGATCGGGCGGTCGGGGCAGGGGAAGGTGCTGCCGTACCTGCTCATCTCGCGGCCGCTGGTGCGCGATGCGGGGGAGGCGCGGCGCAGCGGCAAGCCGATCGTCTACGTGCAGGGCAACATCCACGGCGGCGAGGTCGAGGGGAAAGAGGCGCTGCTCGCGCTCGTCCGCGACTTGCTCCGCGACGCGCGCCCGAATGTGCTCGACTCGATCGTGCTCGTGGCGGTGCCGATCTACAACGCGGACGGCAACGACGCGTTCGGGCCGCAAGAGCGGCTTCGCGGGGCGCAGAACGGGCCGCAGCTCGTCGGCAACCGCCCCAATGCGCAGAACCTCGACCTGAACCGCGACTACATCAAGGTCGAGGCGCCTGAGACCGCGGCGTCGATGCGCATGTTTGCGATGTTCGATCCACACGTGTTCATGGACCTGCACACGACGAACGGATCGTACCACGGCTATGCGCTCACCTACTCGCCGTCGCTGCACCCGGCGGCGATGGATCCGGCGTTGGCGCCCGCGGGCCCGTTCACGCGCGACACGCTGCTGCCGCTCATCCGCGAGCGGATGCGCAGCCGCCACAGGCTCGAGACCTTCGACTACGGCAACTTCCGTGGCCGCGACGACGTGACGTCCACGCAGAAGGCCGCGTGGGAGACGTACGAGCACGTGCCGCGCTTCGGTACGAACTACTACGGCCTGCGGAACCGCGTCTCCATCCTCAGCGAGGCCTACTCGCACGATCCCTTCGAGCGGCGCGTCCTCGCGACGTACCACTACGTGCACGAGACCCTGCACGCGGTGGCGGAGCATCGTGCGACAATCCTCGCGCGGACGGGCGCGCGCAGCACGCTGCCGGCCTCGGCTACCGTCGCCCTGCGCTCGCAGATGACGACCACGCCGTTCACCGCGCCCATCCTGGTGGAGCCGCTGATCCCGACGGGCGACTCGGTTCGCTACGAGCCTGGCCTGCGCCGCGGCTTCCGGCGCTCGAACGTGTTCACGGCAGTCGAGATGCCCGTCTACGACCGCTTCGAGCCCACGCTGCGCCGCCCGCTGCCGACCGCGTGGATCGTGCCGGTGGACGACAGCGCCTTCGTCGCGCGCCTCGCGCACCACGGCATCGAGTTTCGGCAGATCGCGACGAGCAGCGGTTCACTCGGGACGGTGACGGTCGAACGCTTCGTCATCGACTCGATTGCGCGCGCCCCGCGTCCGTTCCAGGGCCATCAGGAAGTACGGCTCGTGGGGCGGTGGGTGACGGAGCGCATGGAGCTCCGGGGCCGCGTCATGTTGGTCCCCGCGTCGCCGCGGCAGGCACTGCTGGCTTCGATCCTGCTCGAACCCGAGAGCGACGACGGCCTGACGACCTGGAACTTCCTCGATGCCGCGCTGCGCGTCGGCGCCCCGCACCCGGTGGTCCGGATCACGGGACCGCTGCCGCGCGCCTTCCGCTGA
- a CDS encoding exodeoxyribonuclease III, with the protein MKIYSWNVNGLRAVIRKGDFQKFIAKHKPDVLCLQETKAEQGQAEIDLPDYEEYWNSASTKGYSGTAIFSRVKPLKVTTGFSAAIRKKYALVDSEGRDSNDEGRVVTAEFAKCFVVSVYTPNAKDDLSRLPLREKAWDPAFLAHCKALEKKKPVVFCGDLNVAHTELDLANPKPNVGNKGFTDEERAGFQAFLDAGFVDTFRLFTQGNGHYSWWSQRANCRARNIGWRIDYVLVSKALAKQVKAARIHTDVMGSDHCPVSITLAR; encoded by the coding sequence GTGAAGATCTATTCGTGGAACGTGAACGGCCTGCGCGCCGTCATCCGCAAGGGCGACTTCCAGAAGTTCATCGCCAAGCACAAGCCGGATGTCCTCTGCCTGCAGGAGACCAAGGCCGAGCAGGGGCAGGCCGAGATCGACCTGCCCGACTACGAGGAGTACTGGAACTCCGCGTCCACCAAGGGCTACTCCGGCACGGCGATCTTCTCGCGCGTGAAGCCGCTCAAGGTGACCACCGGGTTCTCGGCGGCCATCCGCAAGAAGTACGCCCTCGTCGACAGCGAGGGGCGCGACAGCAACGATGAGGGCCGTGTGGTGACGGCCGAATTCGCCAAGTGCTTCGTGGTGAGCGTGTACACGCCGAACGCCAAGGACGACTTGAGCCGCCTGCCGCTGCGCGAGAAGGCCTGGGACCCGGCCTTCCTCGCGCACTGCAAGGCGCTGGAGAAGAAGAAGCCGGTGGTGTTCTGCGGGGACCTGAATGTGGCCCACACCGAGCTCGACCTCGCGAACCCCAAGCCGAACGTCGGGAACAAGGGCTTCACCGACGAGGAGCGCGCCGGCTTCCAGGCATTCCTCGACGCGGGCTTCGTCGACACGTTCCGGTTGTTCACGCAGGGCAATGGCCACTATTCCTGGTGGAGCCAGCGGGCCAACTGCCGCGCGCGGAACATCGGCTGGAGAATCGACTACGTGTTGGTGTCGAAGGCGCTGGCCAAGCAGGTGAAGGCGGCGCGGATCCACACGGATGTGATGGGCAGCGATCACTGTCCGGTGAGCATTACGCTGGCGCGATAG
- a CDS encoding arsinothricin resistance N-acetyltransferase ArsN1 family B yields the protein MTSAVIRDMLPGDAPAIAAIYSHYITHTTVTFEEQPVSADEMQRRAEAVTAAGLPWLVAEAAGAVVGYAYATPWKPRSAYRFSVEATVYVADAARGRGHGRALYAALFERLRAQGLHAVLGGITLPNDASIALHEAMGMTKVAHLPEVGFKFGRWLDVGYWHRLL from the coding sequence GTGACGTCCGCCGTGATCCGCGACATGCTGCCCGGCGATGCGCCGGCCATCGCGGCGATCTACTCGCACTACATCACGCACACGACAGTCACGTTCGAGGAGCAACCGGTCTCGGCGGACGAGATGCAGCGTCGCGCGGAGGCGGTCACGGCTGCGGGGCTGCCGTGGCTGGTGGCCGAGGCCGCAGGAGCCGTTGTCGGCTACGCCTATGCGACCCCGTGGAAGCCGCGCTCGGCGTATCGCTTCTCTGTCGAAGCCACCGTGTATGTCGCCGATGCGGCGCGGGGCCGCGGCCATGGCCGCGCACTCTACGCCGCGTTGTTCGAGCGGCTGCGGGCTCAGGGCCTCCACGCCGTCCTCGGCGGCATCACGCTGCCGAATGACGCCAGCATCGCGCTGCACGAGGCGATGGGCATGACGAAGGTCGCCCACCTGCCCGAGGTCGGCTTCAAGTTCGGCCGTTGGCTCGACGTCGGGTATTGGCACCGGCTGCTCTGA
- the rsgA gene encoding ribosome small subunit-dependent GTPase A: MSAMQGIVIEGTGGVWQVRTPDGTMLPSALAGRLKQEERDFVKLAVGDHVTVEPEERGQGWRITAIAPRKSVLARREPGGRYGERVLAANVDQVCVVFAVANPEPHVRMIDRFLVVCEANDLEPHVVLNKVDLVADAAMIDALAAPYEKAGYPVHRTSVKRGIGLDELRAVLHGKVTAVAGPSGAGKSSLLNTLHPGVALRTAEISQSVNKGRHTTVGAKLIPLPDGDEGYLVDTPGLREIAMWGLPAESLDQCFREFRPYLGECRFQDCHHEVEPQCAVQQAVESGKVDRGRYESYLKLYAELRASERPR; this comes from the coding sequence ATGAGCGCCATGCAGGGCATCGTCATCGAGGGTACGGGCGGCGTCTGGCAGGTGCGCACGCCCGATGGCACCATGCTGCCATCGGCATTGGCGGGGCGGCTCAAGCAGGAAGAGCGCGACTTCGTGAAGCTGGCGGTCGGCGATCATGTCACGGTCGAGCCCGAGGAGCGCGGCCAAGGCTGGCGCATCACGGCGATCGCACCGCGCAAGTCGGTCCTCGCGCGACGCGAACCGGGTGGCCGCTACGGCGAGCGCGTCCTCGCCGCCAATGTCGATCAGGTCTGCGTCGTGTTCGCGGTGGCGAACCCGGAGCCGCACGTGCGCATGATCGACCGGTTTCTCGTCGTGTGCGAGGCGAACGACCTCGAACCGCACGTGGTGCTGAACAAGGTCGATCTCGTGGCGGACGCCGCGATGATCGACGCGCTCGCGGCGCCGTACGAAAAGGCGGGCTACCCGGTGCATCGGACCAGCGTGAAGCGCGGCATCGGCCTCGACGAGCTCCGCGCCGTCTTGCATGGCAAGGTGACGGCGGTCGCCGGCCCGTCGGGCGCCGGCAAGTCGTCGCTGCTCAACACCCTGCACCCGGGCGTCGCGCTGCGGACGGCGGAGATCTCGCAGAGCGTCAACAAGGGCCGCCACACGACCGTCGGCGCGAAGCTGATCCCGCTGCCTGATGGCGATGAAGGCTACCTGGTCGACACGCCGGGTCTTCGCGAGATCGCGATGTGGGGCCTGCCGGCCGAGTCGCTGGACCAGTGCTTCCGCGAGTTCCGCCCGTACCTGGGCGAGTGCCGGTTCCAGGACTGTCACCACGAAGTCGAGCCGCAATGTGCAGTGCAGCAGGCCGTCGAGTCGGGCAAGGTCGATCGCGGACGCTACGAGAGCTACCTCAAGCTGTACGCGGAGCTCCGCGCTTCGGAGCGCCCGCGGTGA